A genomic window from Vitis riparia cultivar Riparia Gloire de Montpellier isolate 1030 chromosome 16, EGFV_Vit.rip_1.0, whole genome shotgun sequence includes:
- the LOC117933159 gene encoding uncharacterized protein LOC117933159, translating to MDTRQSRRVVLEDTPSDIVTPPILPVQMPATQTLHGQTTVIPPIVTPVTIVEDPHYRMDRLERRIGQMRDPDEMISWDDPDDVPVATLPVGFKMPDIERYTGVGCPRIHLRLYSAVMRALGLDEAQLLTLFPLSLSGATQRWYASLESSRRRTWEDLAQEFLRQYSSSGDTSVTRRELEFLRQGLDESVSSFISRWREKAAEMIERPTERDQMSMFLRSLHPRFARHLTGVPFQDFRSLVQALFDVDDGIFRGLWSDIIPSPDTEGKGVGGSSESYGDVCSVDFHHRRPGYHPYARSLQIPRSDFPPLQHHHPHSVQQYPSVHPHVVTVRPSSQFQRPQTSIPRHEQSRSHRRHQRTYSDLGMPLDRAFERLRATGFLAPLAPRPPPSTLPRRFRAHEFCAFHQMAGHRTDYCASLRHAIQDLIDSGVVSFPISTTDVDLGPDTTVDSFPA from the coding sequence ATGGATACTCGGCAGAGTAGGCGTGTAGTGCTCGAGGACACGCCATCTGATATAGTGACACCACCTATTCTACCTGTTCAGATGCCAGCTACACAGACTTTGCATGGTCAGACTACTGTCATTCCACCTATTGTCACACCAGTTACCATTGTTGAGGATCCTCATTATCGTATGGACAGACTTGAGCGGAGGATTGGACAGATGAGAGATCCTGATGAGATGATTTCATGGGATGACCCTGACGACGTGCCAGTGGCCACTTTGCCAGTCGGTTTCAAGATGCCtgatatagagagatatacGGGTGTTGGATGTCCTCGTATTCATCTCAGACTTTATAGCGCAGTTATGAGGGCCCTTGGTCTAGATGAGGCACAGTTGCTCACTTTGTTCCCATTGTCATTGAGTGGCGCGACACAGAGATGGTACGCTTCATTAGAGTCATCTCGTCGGAGAACTTGGGAGGACTTAGCACAGGAGTTTCTGAGACAGTATTCCTCCAGTGGTGATACGAGTGTTACACGTAGAGAGCTTGAGTTTCTTAGACAGGGATTAGATGagtctgtttcttcttttatctccCGCTGGAGGGAGAAGGCCGCTGAGATGATTGAGCGACCTACcgagagagatcagatgagcATGTTTTTGAGGAGTTTGCATCCTAGGTTTGCTCGGCATCTGACAGGAGTCCCATTCCAGGATTTCAGATCATTGGTTCAGGCTTTGTTCGATGTAGATGATGGCATATTTAGAGGATTATGGTCAGATATTATTCCTTCCCCAGATACTGAGGGGAAGGGAGTTGGTGGATCATCTGAGAGCTATGGAGATGTATGTTCTGTGGACTTTCATCATCGACGACCTGGTTATCATCCCTATGCGAGGTCACTACAGATACCCAGGAGTGATTTCCCGCCTTTACaacatcatcatcctcattcagttCAGCAGTACCCTTCTGTGCATCCTCATGTTGTCACGGTGCGACCTTCATCTCAGTTTCAGCGTCCACAGACTAGTATCCCACGACATGAGCAGTCTCGTTCCCATCGGCGACATCAGAGGACTTATTCGGATTTGGGGATGCCTTTGGATAGAGCTTTTGAGCGACTCAGAGCTACTGGTTTTTTAGCACCATTGGCCCCTAGGCCACCCCCGAGTACCTTGCCTCGGCGTTTTCGTGCTCACGAGTTCTGTGCATTTCACCAGATGGCAGGCCACCGTACTGACTATTGTGCTTCTCTACGTCATGCCATACAGGATCTTATTGACAGTGGTGTGGTTAGCTTTCCCATATCGACTACAGATGTTGATCTTGGTCCAGATACGACTGTTGATTCCTTTCCAGCCTAG